The following nucleotide sequence is from Brassica napus cultivar Da-Ae unplaced genomic scaffold, Da-Ae ScsIHWf_170;HRSCAF=307, whole genome shotgun sequence.
tTTTATCACAGGAGtactgttaatattttttttttgcacgtAATCTTATAATGTAGTTTAGTAAATAAATCTTATAATGTAGTTAAGCAAAAGGATGTAACCTTATAATGTACCTAATGAAATGATTTTTACGTTTTATCTTTATAAGTATGTTAAACTAATGGGCATATATGCCGAAGAACAAAAATAGAACAAACCATAAAATGAAGCTAAGctgaattaaaatatatcaaattaagATAACTTGTAAAATTACCAGACGCAAGAATGAGGATGAATAACCCCAAGAAAGCTCTTTTTATCGCTCTAATTAACATGATGCAAACCGTGCTAAGAATACAAAAGGGAACATCGTCTGTGAACTTTAGAAGAATCATCTGAGCAATGCACATGAAGAactaactttttatttatttttattttatgtgaaCTAGTTTATGGGGTGAGAGTGGAGTGGATAGTGAGAAGAAGAGCAATTTATAGTGATTaaaaaaggaagaaggagaaggatTTGCATTTAAGAAGCTAACCTACCCATACTCATAATCTACATTGCATAGAGCGTATCTATTGGTGCATGCATGAATTCGCCCACAGAGTCTTAAAGTTTAAATAAGAGAATTAAATGGAGAAGTTAATGCAGCTTTTGAAAAATGAATGGGAAGGTATGGGATAAGCTTGGCATGCTCGGGgtgatatatatacaaatttgtTTTACAGAAAATAGTGagtaaaatgcaaaaaattaaacttataTAATTTGTGTAACTTCGTACAtacaaaattattgtattttgattattgtatattttgattacaaaaaaaattattgtattttacaAACGAAGTTTACACACATGACAATGtatgtaattaatatttaaagaaTCAGAAATTTCATAGAAGATATATTAGTTGGTTATTGTATAttttgattaccaaaaaaaaattattgtattttgcAAACGAAGCTTATACACATGACAATATATGTAATTGTCATTTAAGGAATCAGAAATTTCATACACGATATATTAGTTGGTTTCTATATGTATAGTTACGAATCTGATATGGGAAATACatttaaactaatatttttttataaatgatataataaatgaTAATGATATAATGAATAGGGATTAATGGCATATGTTGTAAATTTTctagtaaataaatattgtttaaaatgtGGTGTGAGAAGGCTTGAGGTGTTGACACATAAACATAATGACAAACTTgttaataatacataaatttaaggttgtttttaaaaatatttatcctTTAATAATAAGGGGATAGATGTGAAAATCAGTTGTTGTTTTTTACTTTGCCAAATCAGATCAAGGGTcctcctttaaaaaaaaatcattgttaaaTTCTTACAGTGCTGTTGCatgtataaaagaaaaaataaagttttttacCAATGGGTTTTGAAATTGGCATTAGTCAATCTtattatactaatttttattttatttttcaaaatgtaatGTAACAAGagtaaaaattgtaaaagaacatatatatatctccaaaacattttgaatattgatactCTTATGaatataagtttatttttatgacATTGCATGTATCTAATACCAACTAAAAATCTTATACACACCAAGTTAAAGATGTTACCCACTGCGTACTATACAAGTACAAAACAACAAGAGGTTTAGAACGGTAAGCAAAATATGCCAAAATATGCCAACACTCAGGAAGCTGCTCTGTCACGGGACCATTTATCACATATGGAGACATCGTAACAACGTCCTTCATAACAGTGTGCATCTCTCCCCGCAGAAGGTGTTCAAGCTCATAGACCGAGATATCAAGAATGCCATCACTGCGAGACAGCAAAAGAGGAACTTCTTAGGACTAATGACCCTTTGGATTAGATGACCACCATCGCTAGTCCAAAATCTACtgactttcttgttttttatctaatttttgcCAAGAAATAAATGTGTAAAAGTCTTAACTTGTTTAGGACAAACATTTCAttaaaattaatgatatttacagtttagcaaaacaaaaaaaatgccaAATCCAAACatcagttttatttttctttcatctACAACGTACATGTCAGAATGCCACAAAAATTTCTCAGACAcaatatctaacaaaaaatatattcagaACTTTTGTCTTAATCTAACCAGCGATGGAACAATTCACagcaaaactaattaaaaattcCACCACTTGTTTTCAAATCATGTTTCTCATGATACATTCTGATTTTTATATGGGTTTGATTAGTAACTAGTAGAGTAAAAGGGATGAATTAATTTCGAGTAAATGAAAGGAAAAGTGTAgagtaaacaaaataataataaaataacaaaagtgGAAACAAGCTGAACAAAAAATACCCGATCCGCAATCGAACTgaaaatttactaaatatttttgagGTCCAAAATTCTTCTGTCCAAAataactaaaaccaaaaaaaattgacccgaatagatccgatccgataaaaaccGATTTATACCCaacttaaaaacataaatatctaaaactatatgatttttgtgttcaattttctatattttattttatgatttaattGAAATGTATTTTTGTTAACAATCTTTGTTATCatttttagcattttgaagtaatataaagctttaaatttaaaaattaaagtttaaaaatattttttgtaattattaatagtttattttaagttattgtaaaattttagatatatatgacatgTTTTGATTAAATTTGATGGGTTTTGAGTATTTCGTGTCCTTTTCACATCATAAATATCTGAATCCGACCCAGACTCGATATATAACCAAAATTACGCATATTTTAtaggtattttaattattgacCCAAATCGCTAATCCAAgaaaaccgatccgaacccgaatctgAACCAACAATTCACAAGTAACTATTGGGTCCAAATGTCTAGGATCCGAAGGACCCAAACCCGAAAGGAACATGTCCAAACTATACCCAAATATCCGAACGTTTATGCCTAGTTATTAGTTTTACTCTTCCAAAACTGAGAGTGTGGCTGGCAATTTTTAGAGTAaatgaaagaaataaataagatgaaaatggaaaaaaaaagtgagaaaatgaggaaaagcaaaaaaaaagagttacatCCACTAAAACCTAGCGCAACAATTTGAGTAAGATTTCTTTTGTCTGAATAGTAATTAGAGTAATTGTAGAAAAAtagtaactaaataaaaaaaaaaggcaaattTACTTGATTGGCTACTTCATAACGTAGCTCAGAATAATAATTTTTCCACCGATAAAAGTTCTGCTAAACATATCATTCAATCAAAGCCTGAAAGAGAAAAAAGTGACATATTTGTccctaaaaataattaaattttgttttatttagagTATGACTAAAAAATAAGTTATACCCACTAAAACGTgagtaagattttttttgtttgaatagtaATTAGAATAATTGTAGAAAAATGCAAATTGCGCTAAACATACCATtcaatcaaaaccctaattagtaaaacttcagcTGAAACCGGAGTAAATGTTTTTTCATCCGTAACATTTTCGTTATTTGTGTTATTCAGTCACACCCATAATCTTTTTTGTTGCCTGGCTACTGGCTAGAGCTAGAGACAACATGAACCTGATTAACCGCAGTATATATAAGTAATTGTCTGATAAAGTTTGATGTCATCATTTGGTTGTTTCTTCATGTTATTATCTACAGGAAAAGTATATAGGCAGAGCCGTGCTTAGAGCCTTTTAAAAAAGGCATTCGTCTAGGGCCCCCAAATTTTGTAGAAATTTTAGGAcctcaaattataaaaaaaatacttttacatGGTAGTTAACATATtctattagttatatttttatttttatttaaatttaaattggaCTTCTGTTTAAAGTAACTAGGTTTGCAATCATTTTtgctatattttaaataaaactataaagattctacttctaaaaaactgtaaatATTTGATCACATTGCTCTTTTTTTATATGCTATGagttagatttattttatatatttatgagaatttgataaagaaaatataatattttcaatatatagtttattatagttaatttaaatgctaagatttatatttttgacagCTACCAACAtttcaatcaaaaatttatatctttgtatttatattacaaATTCATACTTTTTGttcatgatttaaaattttattttataaaattttggtaaagaaaatttagaaaacgTTTATGTAATACTTCAAAACTTTtgagtgttatatatatatatatatatatatattattaaaaatatatcatgtaaaatatatttttgaatttgccTCGGACCTCCGAAAACCTTCGCACGGCACTGTATATAGAGATATAGTTGGTAGTGCATACTATGTTGCTCCTGAAGTCTTACGTCGTAGATACGAGATAGAAGTTGATATATGGAGTGGTGGAATCATATTTTACATGGCTTGCCCCCATTTTGGGAAGGTAATAGGATATTCTATCTCTCTATCTGTCTCTTGTGCGTTCCCTATTGATTGCATAAAACAGctgatatgtaaatatacagAAACCAAGAAAGGAATATTTGATGCTTTAGTGGAAGGCCAGCCTTGGCCGTCAATCTCCAATAGTGCCAAAGATTTGTTGCCTAGAATGTTGACTGCTGATCTAAAAAATGCGGATTTCTGCTGCAGTTCTTCGTAAGTAACCCTGTGAAGGATATATAATCGTGAAACATTATTGACAttgttaggttttttttttaggttggtACATTATTGTTAGGTTACTTTCCATTATCTGTTCTTTCTTGATCATGAGACTTGCTTGAAGCTTGATTGTTTTGTACAGAGCATCCATGGCTTGGAGAAGAGCGATGAATAAGTTAAAGAAACTTGCTCTAAAGGTGAGAATGACTTCCAAGACACTGGAATATGAAATGTATGTGTCTTTGTCCTTTTCGTTTGTGCTAAATAACAGTCTGAATAGATCATTACGGAGAATATTAACACGGTAGATATCCAGGATTGAAGGCAATGTTTGCTAACATAGACACAGATAACAGTGGCACAATCACATACATATGAAGAACTGAAAGAAGGTTTAGCTAAATTGGGATCTAAATTTACAGAAGCCGACGTAAAGTAGCTCATGGATGATGTAAGTTGGTTGAAAAATGAATTCCAAGTAAGTAAAAAGTAAGAACTCATATAACCATGATTGTGATTGAACAAAGCTGATGTTGATGGGACCATTGCTCAGTGTGGTTCAAATCttttttgcttgtttttttcttgtaaaaCCAGGACGGTTTGTATCCAATCCAGAAAATCAGGAgctatattgatatttattcagGAGAAACAGTAGATAAGAACAGGACGATACTCAAAACTTTGATTGCTCGTCTTTTGTACTTTCTTGTGTTCTGTGTTATAAAGAGAGAAAGGTTGCATTCTTCTTATAAGATTACGGTTGTAACAGTGATTATTAACCTTTAAGGAAGATTTGAAACACAAACAAAACTCCAATCCTCGGACGACAACACTTAGAGGAGGAGGACATTCCCATCAATTACTTGTGTAAACTAAAAAACCCCATAACAGTAACAAAAACCAAACTAATACCGACTACTACAACACATACAGACATTTGCCTGACACAAGACAAgagttctcttcttctccacaaCACACACAGACAGGTATTTTTTTCCTGAATGAGTCACTTTTGTAACTTAACAACAACATCATTCAAGAACCCACTAGAGATAATTAGATTTCCTTAGAGCTATTATCATGTGGTAAGCTGAGGAGTTttcagctttttttttcttggattccTCATCCCCCTTCATATATAACGGACTCTCTTCACTAGGGATCTTTATTCTAGCTGAACACACAAATCTCTTCTCATTTGCCGACCCTCTTTCTTCCTCAACACTGAGAAAAAAAGTCAGCCACAGTAACTAAATGGTTTAAGCAAAGCAAACTCTTATTAACTAGCTAACCTGTTCTGCTTCCCAAATATATAACACTCTAGAACTAATGAAAGATTCGAATCAATATTAGACTTTGGATCATGATAAGATTTATACCTGTAAATTGGTTTAGGCCACTTTTTCTTGGAGCAAATCTCATACAACTTCCTTTTGGCATCTTCAACTTCAACCTCTACACTACCCTCATCAACCACCATTGCAATAGGCGTACATTCTGAAAACTTCCCTAGTGCTTCCTTAGCAGCTAACAGCTTGGCGCTATCTTTGTTCTCAGCACTCCCAGAAGCAAACAACTCGTCATCGAGATATACACCAGCGATAATTCTTTTGCCCTCTTTCAGATACCTGATGGCGAGTCTCTTGTTGTGTTTATGACATAACTGGAAAAGCATACTAATAGGCTGAGGTTGCTGCTGGAGATCATCCAGTGTAAAtataggttccaaaagacccCTGAAGATCTGCAAATCGAAAAATAGGTAAGCCTTTACATTAACAAGCAatgtgttctaaaaatcggtctaagCGGAGTttaaacaaaacgatttttctagaACAATAAAAATTGGCGTAGGCCTCCGCCTAATCAATAATCTCATATAAAGCGCAAACTATATGGCCTAGCAATTATTTGACATCTGTTTAAGCATGATATAAAGAGAGACAAGAGACAAGAGACAGACCACCCAGAATCTTTGGAGATCAAAGTTGACATCTATGTAAACAGCTCCGGCTACAGACTCTAGGAGGTCAGCGAGAACTTTGGGAGCTTTCACTAATCCACCATAGTAAACTGAATCGTCTTCTTTGCACACCGCCTCTGAGAACTCTGTAACCTATCAAAACGACACCAAAAGTACAAAAACTTGATGATGTCACGTTCCGACCAAATAATCACTCTGTTCCGACCAAAGTCCAGATTCAAAAACCGAACAAGATTTGGTTACCTTTTCATCTAAAGAAGGAGCATTGCGACGAAGAAAGCGGTAGAGACCGTGTTTGAGTGCGACACGGGCGAATTTCTCGGTGCTAACATTAGCAGCTCTCAACTGAGACAGCTCGTGCGGTTCGGCGTTAGGGTAAGTGAGGTACAAGTAGTTCGTCAGGGCAAGACCTACGGCGCTGTCTCCTACGAACTCAAGCCTTTCGTACGAAGGAAAGTCGACGCAAGATGTGTGCGTAAGCGCTTCCTCGAGAAGGCTCTTGTTGGCGAAACTGTAGTTGACGATCTTCTCCACGGCTTGCAGAGATTCCATCTTCTCCGGCGATATAGGAGGGCGGGTGATCGCCTGAGAATTGACTGAAGGAAAGGAATCGGATGGGTTAGAGGGAGTGATCGTCGGAGAGTTGAAGTCCGGCGAGAAGAAGCGATccacggagagagagagagagaatctttAAGCGAAGTCCAAGTGACGCGAGTTCTTTCGTTTTCTCtacatttaaaaagtttatttcCCAATTTCATTACTTTTGAGTTTTGACTCTCTTTGACTTTTTTTTGATTAAcagaaaaacactaaacaaaacaataaaaagatattaaatttgACTCCTGGTCAATGTTTTCAAAATCGGTCTTGGTAACTGAACTAGAAATTCCTTTTTCTGACTGAAATTCAATCAAGTTGAAGTGTTCAACTAGAGCTGGATGCGCGGTCCCGCagatatttgtttatatttgttttcataatGTAATTAAACGTTTTTACACCATTATAcactttatataaattataatacaaatgctgacaaaaaataaattataacacAAATATGCTGTAACATAATTTCCCTAATAAtcatgaatttataaataaataaaaagcaaaCCTATAacacaaaattgaaaaaagaaaaaaaaatgaaaatgatattGTTTATGgtatgttttgatttgaaccaaagaGATAGGAAATGCTAAGATTTGCTAGCTTTTTTATGCTTGACTTTGGGATCCAGTTAACATTTTGTATGTACTTCTGTTTGAAATCGATAAAGGCTAAGATTTTGTGATTACTTAGAATCTCTGATTGTAGGTGTAATTGAGTTGTGATCTTCCAAATTTGcacacaaataaattaaaagtataatattttgggaggtgaatttatatagaaaagcAATGAATTGTACATATGAATTAGCATATAATAAGTTTCTTACTTTGAGATATAGAAGTAAGACCTTACTGAAATCGATCTAACCATGAGCTCATATTTTCCAACGTGttgaattatttataaaatttacataatatttCTTTGGTTCAGGTTAAATAAAGTAAAAGAAAGGATTATCGACGTATAAACTATGCTTTATTATTGATAGTAGAAAGAGAAATTATTTGGCAATAAAGGAAATAATTTTTTACGTGGAGGAGTTAGCTTCGTTTTAGGTACGATTTATCATTTTAGGAAAACATATAATACCTGGAAAAGACAAGTATTTTTTAACGATAAGTTAATTAAATTCTCAGTGGTATTGGATTGTAAATATTGTGCAACTATAAGAATATTCTTTAtgtgtacttctgttttaataaagtAGATTATAGAATTAAATCTAGATAGTTTGTTAGTTACTTTGGATAagttttacatatataattactaGGGTCGATCTGCGTAGTTCGGAATgatttgtatttgttttgtaTAATATGTAAATTGTTATCCAGATCACCCGCGAAATTAAGAGATGCAAGTACGGTGTAATATTTTCTCCATACAGGTTAGgcggatcaaaattttaaaatataaaattgaaaattgattCAACCTCATCGGGACGGGCCGGGTAAGATGGGTTTAACCCACTTTTCATCAATCATTTACTCGACACAAAAATAGCAAATTTACTATGGGTCTAtgtcaaaaattatttttagttatgtcTGCAATATGATAACATAATGCTGGTTGTTATCAATTAGAGTACatttgaattttatataaaatattaatttaatatcaaGTATAATATGTTATCTGAATAAATAATTAAGGTTTTAAAGATAAAGGTGatgattaattttcaaaatgtgatttttaacatttgttttcttatatcaactttttaattatatattaacaatCTACTATAACCTATcgttaaatgtaaatatttttatttattagttattatggTTTTATTACAAAgtagtttcttatatatataaaatgttaaatttattatactataaattttGACTAAATAACATTAGTCATCAAATTATTTCTTTTCAATTGAAAactgaaaatattatatagttatattAGTATAActacatttatttaaaataaactatgttatttttttatttttaataggaaACAGTAAATATCTTTTCGTAATCTTTTCAATTGATTCAATGCGTCTAAATTACaaaacatgataaataaatttaatattaatttcaagtcaattaatttacatttagataatatataacatgtatatatatatatatatatatatatatataaattattaaaataaaatattaaaatatgtgacATACATGTTGATGATAATACTgattatcttatttttctttttgtttaaaattaaattaaagtcataaaagtattaaaataaatatatttatataacctaattaattaattttactatTTGTTAAAAACAATGTTGAGACAATTTATTTCTACTTTTAAAATTACAATTGAGTTAAGATGAAAACGTTCAattgtttataaaaaagtttacaGACTATTTGATATTGTGTAAATACTTTCTTATAGGAGTATGAGATATGAAgaaattcataaaatttaaagGATTGTGATAATAATGTGTCAATCTATGTTGTTTCAATTGATGTTGTGGTTTCATGGCTTCATAAAAAGAGAGATTGTTTTTTTcgtatgtatatttttaattgtagACCTATTTATTATACTTTCAAGTTGTCCGTAAAATCTAAATGTTAAATTTGGAAATATAAGgatactttatttatttttaaatctgatttCCTGAATCTAGTCATAAAATCTTAATGTCCAAACATAATACAGTGTATTACATATAAATGGAAGTAAATCGGAGAATGGGTTTGAGACAATCGCAAAATTTACACAATATGAAATTCATTGGTGACATAAGTGGCCCATTAGTTGTTCTGTGTAAGATTTTAATCAGagcattttctaaaattttaaagaaaatcaaaataaagCAAACATGTTATCCAGCCGAATACAATCATATTTAGCCTCTCAATTTTGTAACTTTCTCTGCACATAACACCATGTAATCAACTTTCTGTTGCCAGTCTCTTCCTGGAGAGACTAACCTCATAGTCGATACCTTCCAAAACCGCACAATCCACTTCATTTTCGACGCATGCATTGAACAAATTCTAATTTTCCGTATTTTGCAATGATCCACTGGTTAACACCTTGTTTTCCCTGCATTGCCCTAGCCGCCTAGGATCTCTGCAAACCACGGCCGTCAGATCTATCCATCTCCTCCCTTGTCTCTGCCCGAAGACAACAAAGACATCTTCAATGATGTTTAAATGATGCGATGGTTGTTTAAAATGACAACGGTTTCATCACCAACTCAACCAAACACTTTATTAGAGAAGTCAACCATGACGGTGTATCCTGGATCATCTCAAATCGCCATTTTGAGGCTGATGAGTTCACAACATTTTTTAATCTTACACGCCTCCAGAAGAAGAAGGGTCACTACGTTTTGATAACAACAACCATCTTTCAATTGAGAGAGTAGGAATTGAAAGGATTTCATTGCTATAAATAGAAATTCAGAGAAACAAAAAGTGAAGAACGAGATGAAATGGTGAAAATCATGGAATTGGGCATCCGTATTCATAGGTACAGTTCCAAAAATTGAAAAGTTAGTTGGGTTGAATAATTAAATGCTAAATAGTAGGAGGTAAATGTTTGGCTTCataattatgaagttttattatatatattgaatatagACGTTTCAATAACGTCTAAGAAATAACGATGATGATATGGGTTTGCTAATAATTAGCCCAATAAATGCAATAGCCCAATATCAATCTTAAAGAGAGTATGAATTAGCTCATCTTAAATGAAAAATCCATATATAATCGTATCGAAAAACAATGAAACTTAGTTAGAATATGACACATGTCACTTACTATTTTTCCTATTTGATGATGTGGTGTCACCAAAAATGAGAAAACACTACTCATAAGaagtttaattattaaaatgtcttttttaaatttcaaattattaaaattttcaatataaataattatgaaataaattttaaatacaaaccaaataaaataaaatcaaaaacaaaatataaactcgatatattttattttacattttataaattactaCAAGttatgaaaattcaaaaaaaaaaaaatcaaaaatagtaAATTACAAATGAATTCGATTTATATCTATCCAATCCAaatgttgaacaaaaaaaaaggaaaattcatCGAATCCAAATATGTTCCGATTTACAGTTTAACCCGATCTGACCCGCCGGTTACGTGGACCGTCGGATTTAAAAACCCTTCTGGTCGTCAGTCATTAAGAGGGCAAGAAATAAAATTAGCCTTGAACCCTAAACTGATGGTTGTCTACCTCTCAGTATGAGGTGCGCTCTTTGATGATAACTCGAGTATACGTCAGAGAAGATCGTAGGTGAATCCAAGGTTCGCTCCGTCTCTGTTTATCTCGCGATCAATGTACAAGTATTGATTTTTtgagattattttgatttggtgTATGTGAGACTGTGTTTGATTTGTGTAGTTGTTGGAGTGGTAGGTGTTTGATAatggaaggagaagagagtGTGTTGGATGCTATATATGAAGATGAAGACGGGTTTGAAACCATGGAAGATGTTGACATGGTTGATGTGGAAGAAGGGGAGATTGCTGGTGAGCATGATTTACATTCTGGAGAGGGACAGAATGGTGGCATGGATGGAGACAAGGATAAAGATGGGATCTTGGGTAAGAAGGATGGGCAGAATCAGCCGAACAAgaacaagaggaagaagaataagaagaagaagagaagaaacggTCCTGTGATGGGGAAACCCATGGATTTAGACAGGTATTTCTGAATCCTTTTTTGGCTAAGCTTTTGTTGTTGTGTATTGAATGTGGTTGAATCATGATTCTGTTGTGGCAGGTTTGTGAGGGATACTTGTAGACGCCTCAAGGAGAAGAAGTCTTACATGGTATACACTGCTGTTGGCTGTCTTGGAATTCCTGCCTTAAGTGATCTTGTCAATGAGGTATTTTAAAACGTTTTAACTTACTTCAGGATGCTTTCTATTGCTATTTCAATTGGAATTCTGTttaatctgttttgttttttatggGAATTGAGGCTAAGTATAAGTGTTTAACCAGCATGAGTGGCAATCTTGTGTTAGCTATATTGTTTCATCTGCCGTCCAAGATTAGATGTTTCTTGGAGCCTTCTCTGCTGTTTCAGATAATGCATTGTCCTGAGATATAGCTGGTGAAAACTTCGTATATTAGGTTGATATTTTTTTCCCCTCTTTTGTACACACTGGtgtttttctctgtttctaTTGATTAGAAAATTTGAACCAAACCATGAGTAGATAGATGAAGTTCTATAACAATCGCATAGTGTGTTTCATTTCATCTATGAGTGAAATCAACAGTGTCAAACATATTGTCGTGATCGAGAGGTGACTGTCTATCAAACCACGCTTTGTGGATTGTTCCCTATGTTGCTCGTTCAATTTGCTTGAATTTGGTTCTAAACATTTCTGCTCCGGTTTGCAAGAGTCCTGCTAACGTTATTTAGATATG
It contains:
- the LOC106354874 gene encoding ribonuclease 3-like protein 2, which translates into the protein MESLQAVEKIVNYSFANKSLLEEALTHTSCVDFPSYERLEFVGDSAVGLALTNYLYLTYPNAEPHELSQLRAANVSTEKFARVALKHGLYRFLRRNAPSLDEKVTEFSEAVCKEDDSVYYGGLVKAPKVLADLLESVAGAVYIDVNFDLQRFWVIFRGLLEPIFTLDDLQQQPQPISMLFQLCHKHNKRLAIRYLKEGKRIIAGVYLDDELFASGSAENKDSAKLLAAKEALGKFSECTPIAMVVDEGSVEVEVEDAKRKLYEICSKKKWPKPIYSVEEERGSANEKRFVCSARIKIPSEESPLYMKGDEESKKKKAENSSAYHMIIALRKSNYL